One genomic region from Xenopus laevis strain J_2021 chromosome 2L, Xenopus_laevis_v10.1, whole genome shotgun sequence encodes:
- the cenpj.L gene encoding centromere protein J, whose protein sequence is MPEIPSYSDFTGEARFMAQYVSNMAHAGVFLTSSVPNTEPDPDFHMIQSLNSLPGFIIPPHIRDRLLNEDSLEEDDCTISGEQDSNLICDQTAVDPGEDSVVNWEENETGTKVMESNCRQDLNDPLLKKLEQLKELQQQKQDQLKRQQMEQLQKLMEEQKMLLNMVSRQAAYMELEPQNPTFDNNDGFAPLRENVAFTSEVFQDNPVAGIYSPDDFYRCLSQDEQNVYEMAEELSVESNNCSSSPPPIHERDENSMEWNNENVHDDCEDSLSHCDDFGNALQDKQRDFLQRQMGNQSGSLYTEERPIVSEIKQRKKSFEEFVEEQMRLEEQRQNDQQKVAGVQTKNKTVVKRPFLRRGEGLVRFSNANKAKSQESKPQIKVQDAADPTKPDPSKPDKRPLQRKVAPVTKEQMAEISPCVDRKSCSSGTGKFEPAMKKSVLKNHNLKNSLSLSIHKPESISTEDVKSLKTGLRKNLIMENKENNENLMPLEASRTGVGKQKTMMSTPQYDANNKKTEDFSFEVSFHKRRVIWEKERQKENFELDEFLLLEQAAEEISFSSNSSFVQKLVNENYQPDNSNRRLSSTPVKSPHGQPADVGSNTEHVTVQRRKDAAAALKHISSVAPTDETDDHYSKAACKILPPTAREVKPAVIVSEDDLESSEDESDTRGDDNGLEVTRISRDNGFLSEEPCEDMSKATKARDFDLDLTDGEDYDESTLLEGKDKVASLEEDDNTPSLNTSLMDFDDEKTWADLEDVENQPHVPQGNGKEFIPSDYTSKSPVHVIDKAVKRKVASKKGDDLKSTAPSDHSGTPPTSDLVMKLFPALKPKPKNEGHLACKSVPEQEEADSVRSRLLREKLVELETEIERFKIENAALVKRREDQEKAMETLRKDVAAFEQQKSLELAKFEEFKKEEMKKLLKERKVFEKYASAARAAPDKKEREEIQSLKQQVADLQEDLKRKEAKWSTTHGRLRNQIDALSKENTELKEEIQFIEKVRLDNWKKAEAVENKNKETTKAVESHGVQSRRLDCVSPQNTRRIQNSLSSQTEKNTKVFRRSQSPPKGKPVKNGKPSPPSSAGKTETVQANKAESAGIVLMASDSVTQHELKHPIPVNGGNEEGVQGEITYSDGKVERILRNGCHVIMFPNGTRKEVSVDGKSTTVTFFNGDVKQVLGDQRIIYYYAEDQTTHTTYPDGLEILQFSNGQIEKHFPDGRKEITFPDQTIKNLYRDGREESILPDGTIITMHLDGSKVIEFDNGQREVHTTQYKRREYPDGTVKTVYSNGQTETKYASGRLRVKDKEGNVVMDTKPEQ, encoded by the exons ATGCCAGAAATACCTTCATATTCTGATTTTACCGGAGAGGCCCGTTTTATGGCACAGTACGTGTCCAATATGGCACACGCCGGTGTCTTTTTAACCAGTTCTGTTCCAAACACAGAGCCTGATCCAGACTTCCACATGATACAGTCATTAAACAGCCTCCCTGGGTTCATCATACCTCCCCACATCAGAGACCGTTTACTAAATGAGGATTCCCTTGAGGAGGACGACTGCACAATCTCAGGGGAGCAGGACTCTAATCTTATATGTGATCAGACGGCGGTTGATCCTGGGGAAGATTCTGTGGTTAATTGGGAAGAGAACGAAACTGGGACAAAAGTCATGGAAAGCAACTGCAGGCAAGACCTGAACGACCCTCTTTTGAAGAAGCTCGAGCAG ttgaaggaaTTGCAACAGCAGAAACAAGATCAACTGAAACGACAGCAAATGGAGCAACTGCAAAAGCTTATGGAGGAGCAGAAGATGCTGCTTAACATGGTGTCCCGGCAGGCTGCATATATGG AACTAGAACCTCAGAATCCCACCTTTGACAACAATGACGGATTTGCACCCTTAAGAGAAAATGTTGCCTTTACATCTGAAGTCTTCCAGGATAATCCTGTAGCTGGCATTTATAGTCCGGATGATTTCTATCGATGCCTATCCCAGGATGAACAAAATGTGTATGAAATGGCAGAAGAATTGAGTGTGGAATCAAATAACTGCTCCAGCTCTCCACCACCTATACATGAAAGAGATGAGAACTCTATGGAATGGAACA ATGAAAATGTACATGATGACTGTGAAGACAGTTTATCCCACTGCGATGATTTCGGAAATGCTTTACAAGACAAACAACGTGATTTCCTCCAGAGACAAATGGGCAACCAATCAGGCAGCTTGTACACAGAAGAGAG GCCAATTGTGTCAGAAATAAAGCAGAGAAAGAAATCATTTGAAGAATTCGTAGAAGAGCAGATGAGACTGGAAGAACAGCGACAAAATGATCAGCAAAAG GTGGCTGGTGTACAGACCAAGAATAAAACCGTGGTGAAAAGACCTTTTCTTAGAAGAGGGGAAGGACTTGTTAGGTTTAGTAATGCTAATAAAGCTAAATCTCAGGAGAGCAAACCCCAAATAAAAGTCCAAGACGCAGCAGATCCTACTAAACCAGATCCTTCTAAACCAGACAAGCGACCACTTCAGAGAAAAGTTGCACCAGTCACCAAAGAACAAATGGCTGAAATTAGCCCATGTGTGGATAGAAAGTCATGTTCTAGTGGTACAGGCAAATTCGAACCCGCTATGAAGAAATCTGTTCTTAAAAACCATAACCTCAAAAATAGCCTCTCTTTATCGATACATAAACCAGAGAGTATATCTACTGAAGATGTCAAAAGTCTCAAAACTGGCTTGAGAAAGAATTTAATCATGgagaataaagaaaacaatgaGAATCTAATGCCACTCGAGGCAAGCAGGACAGGAGTGGGGAAACAAAAGACCATGATGTCCACTCCGCAGTATGACGCCAATAACAAAAAAACCGAGGATTTCTCTTTTGAGGTCTCCTTTCATAAGCGACGAGTAATCTGGGAAAAGGAGAGacaaaaagaaaactttgaattgGATGAGTTTTTGCTTCTAGAACAGGCAGCCGAGGAAATATCTTTCTCCAGCAATTCATCATTTGTTCAGAAACTAGTTAATGAAAATTACCAGCCCGATAACAGCAATCGCAGattgtcctctactcctgttaAATCTCCACACGGGCAGCCGGCAGATGTGGGCAGCAACACGGAACACGTTACAGTTCAGAGAAGGAAAGACGCAGCTGCTGCATTGAAACATATTTCTTCTGTTGCCCCAACCGATGAAACTGATGATCACTATAGCAAAGCTGCCTGCAAGATACTCCCACCTACCGCGAGAGAAGTGAAACCAGCAGTAATTGTTAGTGAAGATGACCTTGAATCTTCAGAAGATGAAAGTGATACACGTGGAGATGACAATGGTTTAGAAGTGACTAGAATTAGTAGGGACAATGGCTTTCTATCAGAAGAGCCTTGTGAAGATATGAGCAAGGCCACCAAAGCCAGAGACTTTGACTTGGACTTAACAGATGGAGAAGATTATGATGAATCAACACTTTTAGAAGGAAAGGATAAAGTTGCTTCCTTAGAGGAAGATGATAACACTCCATCACTAAACACCAGTCTAATGGATTTTGATGATGAGAAGACCTGGGCAGATCTAGAAGATGTGGAGAATCAACCACACGTTCCTCAAGGAAATGGCAAAGAGTTTATTCCTTCAGACTATACCAGCAAAAGCCCAGTCCATGTCATAGACAAGGCCGTTAAGAGAAAGGTGGCATCTAAAAAAGGGGATGATCTAAAATCAACGGCACCTTCTGATCATTCAGGCACTCCTCCAACTTCTGATCTGGTGATGAAATTATTTCCAGCACTGAAGCCTAAACCAAAGAATGAAGGCCACTTGGCATGCAAGTCTGTGCCAGAGCAAGAAGAAGCAG ATAGTGTTCGCTCTCGGCTTTTAAGGGAAAAACTAGTCGAACTGGAAACCGAGATAGAAAGATTTAAAATCGAAAATGCTGCCCTCGTGAAACGTCGTGAAGATCAGGAAAAAGCAATGGAGACTTTACG gaAAGACGTGGCTGCCTTTGAACAGCAAAAATCGTTGGAGTTGGCAAAGTTtgaagaatttaaaaaagaagaaatgaagaaaCTACTAAAAGAACGCAAAGTGTTTGAGAAGTATGCTAGCGCAGCAAGAGCTGCTCCAGACAAAAAAGAACGTGAAGAAATCCAG TCCTTAAAGCAACAGGTGGCCGACTTGCAAGAGGACTTAAAAAGAAAGGAGGCTAAATGGTCAACCACTCACGGTCGTCTCAGAAATCAGATCGATGCCTTATCCAAAGAGAACACGGAGCTCAAGGAGGAAATCCAATTCATCGAGAAAGTGCGATTGGACAACTGGAAAAAAGCGGAAGCCGTGGAAAACAAGAATAAGGAAACCACAAAGGCGGTTGAAAGTCACGGAGTGCAATCCAGGAGATTAGACTGTGTG AGTCCCCAAAACACAAGAAGGATCCAGAACTCCCTGTCCtctcaaacagaaaaaaacaccaaggttTTCCGCAGAAGCCAGTCACCACCTAAAG GAAAACCTGTGAAAAACGGCAAGCCGAGCCCCCCAAGCAGTGCTGGGAAAACCGAAACGGTGCAAGCAAACAAGGCAGAGTCTGCAGGAATTGTGTTGATG GCTTCCGACAGTGTGACACAGCATGAGCTGAAACACCCAATCCCTGTTAATGGTGGAAATGAGGAGGGTGTTCAAGGAGAGATAACTTACTCAGATGGAAAG GTCGAGAGAATTCTCCGAAACGGCTGCCACGTCATTATGTTTCCTAATGGGACCCGCAAGGAAGTGAGCGTTGATGGCAAGTCTACGACTGTAACGTTTTTTAATGGAGATGTGAAGCAAGTGCTGGGAGATCAGAGAATA ATTTACTATTATGCGGAAGACCAAACTACACATACGACTTATCCAGATGGGCTTGAAATACTTCAGTTTTCCAATGGACAAATAG AAAAACATTTTCCCGACGGAAGGAAAGAGATAACATTCCCAGACCAGACGATCAAAAACCTGTATAGAGATGGGAGAGAAGAGAGTATACTGCCAGACGGGACAATAATCACCATGCACCT GGATGGAAGTAAAGTAATAGAATTTGACAATGGGCAGCGGGAAGTTCACACGACACAATACAAAAGAAGAGAATATCCCGATGGGACGGTGAAGACTGTGTATAGCAATGGGCAGACTGAAACCAAATACGCCTCAGGAAGACTTCGAGTTAAAGATAAGGAGGGTAACGTTGTGATGGACACTAAACCGGAACAGTAA